A window of the bacterium genome harbors these coding sequences:
- a CDS encoding redoxin domain-containing protein has protein sequence MSSRGRYLLVAGLVAVGLAVAVFAARFGEGAGRSASPVVGAAVPDLTLPYLDGNGSLNLADLSGSHDVVVVNFFASWCLQCRNEHADLISTADAYHDRSVRFLGVAFQDNPARATSFLDELGRGGATRYLSDPGSRAAIEFGIFGVPETVFISGGVIVGKFLGESDTLTLTGALEQLLSGQAIESRQVGEFRQSPEGDP, from the coding sequence ATGAGCTCCCGCGGGCGCTACCTGCTCGTGGCCGGGCTGGTGGCCGTCGGCCTGGCCGTAGCCGTCTTCGCGGCCCGGTTCGGGGAAGGCGCCGGCCGGAGCGCCTCACCGGTCGTCGGCGCGGCGGTTCCCGACCTGACCCTCCCCTACCTGGACGGGAACGGTTCTCTGAACCTGGCTGATCTGAGCGGCTCGCACGACGTGGTAGTGGTCAACTTCTTCGCCTCCTGGTGCCTGCAGTGCCGCAACGAGCACGCCGATCTCATCTCGACCGCCGATGCCTACCACGACCGATCGGTGCGGTTCCTGGGAGTCGCTTTCCAGGACAATCCGGCGCGCGCCACCTCTTTCCTCGACGAGTTGGGCCGGGGTGGCGCCACCCGGTACCTGTCCGATCCGGGCTCCCGCGCCGCCATCGAGTTCGGAATCTTCGGCGTCCCCGAGACCGTCTTCATCTCCGGCGGCGTGATCGTCGGGAAGTTCCTCGGCGAGTCCGACACCCTCACGCTCACCGGAGCCCTGGAGCAGCTCCTATCCGGCCAGGCAATCGAGTCGAGACAGGTAGGCGAATTCCGCCAATCCCCGGAGGGAGACCCGTAG
- a CDS encoding ScyD/ScyE family protein: protein MSGTVRILTKIGLPAAACLVILACGGEPTSDDATTGATRAPTTTTTAPTTSATTTSVPTPTTGGSLETSTTQTAPEVLTVEVVLTDLENPRGVGVDAEGALLIAEAGYGEDADAPILRTGRLTRFLDLNGDGDFLDPGEAERWLDNLFSFNSVNKYETGRDEVSGATDVLVHEDGRVFLSLDGGIDQSGGTFILFELDEDGTLLREINQNSNMTGIGFAPDQRSVYASQSTHNSLIEIRLEDGDVRHIVTFEDLYSGQQAVPAGLAVDPTTGDVLVALFSGVAKAEGEACRFVPEAMCDGRYLPLIPTDAKVVRVDPATGSVTDEVTGLTAAVDVAADSEGNVFTVEMAADHAQLFHLGVDLFLADLPALHGGYIRFSGRVTMYPADGGDPRVLAEGLDQPTNITVGPDGALYVSTGQGTPGRPIPGPQGRTEIVGEVLRITGYK from the coding sequence ATGTCGGGAACGGTCCGGATCCTCACCAAGATCGGTCTGCCCGCGGCCGCCTGTCTGGTGATCCTCGCATGCGGTGGCGAACCCACCTCAGATGACGCGACCACAGGCGCGACCCGGGCACCGACGACCACGACCACTGCTCCTACGACATCGGCCACCACGACTTCCGTCCCGACGCCCACCACCGGCGGTTCCCTGGAGACGAGCACCACCCAGACGGCGCCCGAGGTGCTGACGGTGGAGGTAGTGCTCACCGACCTGGAGAACCCCCGCGGCGTCGGCGTGGATGCGGAGGGTGCCCTGCTGATCGCCGAAGCCGGATACGGGGAGGACGCCGATGCCCCGATCCTGAGGACCGGCCGCCTCACCCGCTTCCTGGACCTCAACGGTGACGGCGACTTTCTCGATCCCGGGGAGGCTGAGCGGTGGCTGGACAACCTGTTCAGCTTCAACTCGGTCAACAAGTACGAAACGGGTCGGGATGAGGTCAGCGGGGCTACGGATGTGCTGGTCCACGAGGATGGACGGGTCTTCCTGTCCCTTGACGGTGGGATCGACCAGAGCGGGGGCACGTTCATCCTCTTCGAGTTGGACGAGGACGGGACCCTCCTGCGGGAGATCAACCAGAACTCCAACATGACCGGGATCGGGTTCGCTCCTGACCAGCGCAGCGTCTACGCATCGCAGAGCACCCACAATTCGCTGATCGAGATCCGGCTCGAAGACGGAGACGTCCGGCACATCGTCACGTTCGAGGACCTCTACAGCGGTCAGCAGGCGGTCCCGGCCGGCCTGGCAGTGGACCCGACCACCGGCGACGTGCTGGTGGCGTTGTTCTCCGGCGTCGCCAAGGCCGAGGGCGAAGCATGCCGGTTCGTACCCGAGGCGATGTGCGACGGACGCTACCTGCCGCTGATCCCTACGGATGCGAAGGTGGTCAGGGTCGATCCGGCCACGGGCTCGGTCACCGACGAGGTCACCGGGCTGACCGCGGCGGTGGACGTGGCGGCCGACTCCGAAGGGAACGTCTTTACGGTGGAGATGGCCGCCGACCACGCCCAGCTGTTCCATCTGGGAGTCGACCTGTTCCTAGCCGACCTCCCCGCACTGCACGGCGGATACATAAGGTTCAGCGGGAGGGTCACGATGTATCCCGCCGACGGAGGGGACCCACGTGTCCTGGCGGAGGGCCTTGACCAGCCGACCAACATCACGGTCGGACCCGACGGCGCCCTGTACGTGTCGACGGGGCAGGGCACCCCTGGCCGCCCCATCCCCGGTCCGCAAGGCCGTACCGAAATAGTGGGAGAAGTTCTCCGGATAACCGGATACAAGTAG
- a CDS encoding cytochrome c-type biogenesis protein CcmH — MADRRALLAGAATLILAAVVAWGLVVGEPSDRDRVEALGARIRCPVCQGESIADSPTPYANDILAFVEEKVDEGWSDEQILDYLEARFEGIRLDPRFSGTTVLLWVLPAGVAVAGAWLAFRRLIRRPDTADG; from the coding sequence ATGGCTGACCGCCGCGCCCTCCTGGCGGGCGCCGCCACCCTGATCCTGGCCGCGGTCGTCGCGTGGGGCCTGGTGGTCGGCGAGCCGAGCGACCGTGACCGGGTAGAGGCGCTCGGCGCCCGGATCCGGTGCCCGGTCTGCCAGGGGGAATCGATAGCCGACTCCCCAACGCCCTATGCCAACGACATCCTGGCGTTCGTGGAGGAGAAGGTGGACGAGGGCTGGAGCGACGAGCAGATCCTGGACTATCTGGAGGCCAGGTTCGAGGGTATCCGGCTGGATCCCCGCTTCTCGGGCACCACGGTGCTGCTCTGGGTGCTGCCGGCAGGGGTGGCTGTCGCCGGCGCCTGGCTGGCCTTCCGGCGCCTGATCCGACGACCGGACACTGCCGATGGGTGA
- a CDS encoding TIM barrel protein — MELAICADSSWNRWHPTYEQLGERCRRLGIGAIELVYYPQNDGFDNAAETLDGYGVRIVCVNATAKWRVMITDDVAAAQRAICDVINLAGDAGAEFVITYPGHNPAWDFDEIVERYKRRMEPCHDLAAEKGITMLLENHFDLRNEDPERTDVVREPELTARFLDALDAPHIRVNFDAGNVYAAGIEPWPYGYRILRNYIAYAHLKGMARFSEEIYGSADQYETLSDAHAGTFLPIAVGDDGINYRGLLTEMERDGTAKYAAFEDHAREEHAEEVFGRGVAFAREAIEAAHAG, encoded by the coding sequence ATGGAACTGGCGATTTGTGCGGATTCGTCCTGGAATAGATGGCATCCCACCTACGAGCAGCTCGGGGAGCGATGCCGCCGGCTGGGGATCGGAGCCATCGAGCTCGTCTACTACCCCCAGAACGATGGTTTCGACAACGCCGCCGAAACGCTGGACGGATACGGCGTTCGCATCGTTTGCGTCAACGCGACCGCCAAGTGGAGGGTGATGATCACCGACGACGTGGCCGCGGCGCAGCGGGCGATCTGTGACGTGATCAACCTCGCCGGCGATGCGGGGGCGGAGTTCGTCATCACCTATCCCGGGCACAATCCCGCTTGGGACTTCGACGAGATCGTGGAGCGGTACAAGCGGCGGATGGAACCCTGCCACGACCTTGCGGCCGAAAAGGGCATCACCATGCTGTTGGAGAATCACTTCGATCTCCGTAACGAGGATCCTGAGCGCACGGACGTTGTTCGGGAGCCGGAACTCACGGCCCGTTTCCTCGACGCTCTGGACGCGCCTCACATCAGGGTCAACTTCGATGCCGGCAACGTCTACGCAGCGGGCATAGAGCCTTGGCCCTACGGGTACCGGATCCTGCGCAACTACATCGCCTACGCCCATCTCAAGGGAATGGCCCGATTCTCGGAGGAGATCTACGGCTCGGCCGATCAGTACGAGACGCTGTCCGATGCCCATGCCGGAACCTTCCTGCCCATCGCGGTCGGAGATGACGGCATCAACTACCGGGGACTGCTGACGGAGATGGAGCGGGACGGAACCGCCAAGTACGCGGCCTTCGAGGACCACGCCCGCGAGGAGCATGCCGAGGAGGTATTCGGGCGGGGCGTCGCGTTCGCGCGGGAGGCGATAGAAGCCGCCCACGCGGGATAG
- a CDS encoding ATP-binding protein, translating into MTDQQDPPQQRIEGNDPFGMSRFSIRRYSIQHFLLIVLVNVLLATLTVATIRWGNPALVALSTTTVVVVLVKTVLVVWVGMRTVEVEIWIRRLGMGDFEYRIEPRGSDEIAKACEALETLRLRSIEVVRLQLVERLSAELASANADLETRNLELDQTLSQLREAQDQLVAQQKLREMVDLASGVAHEIRNPLNFVANFCDGSAELLDDLMEALSQDEQDDDQIEGISNEIRTNMDYIRRNLGRADRIIEGMINLGDIQGSWQEVSLNLLVQQAVRAAVDAYLAAGGGGKPSVEVWEDPADPQCLAVPEGLALAVMCLVQNSLEAVAAGERPDAPITVSVETDGDRADVIVRDEGCGMTPEVLENVMKPFYTTRQGDNQGAGLGLPQAAEVARAHGGTVEIQSTPGKGTTVTLTLSMQHSPADTPEPVS; encoded by the coding sequence ATGACCGATCAGCAAGACCCGCCGCAGCAACGGATTGAAGGCAACGACCCCTTCGGGATGTCCCGGTTCAGCATCCGGCGCTACTCGATCCAGCATTTCCTCCTGATCGTGCTGGTAAACGTCCTGCTGGCGACGCTGACCGTCGCCACGATCCGGTGGGGCAATCCGGCGCTGGTGGCACTGTCGACCACGACAGTGGTCGTTGTCCTGGTCAAGACGGTCCTGGTGGTGTGGGTGGGTATGCGTACCGTGGAGGTTGAGATCTGGATCAGGCGCCTCGGTATGGGTGACTTCGAGTACCGCATCGAGCCGCGGGGCAGCGACGAAATCGCCAAGGCCTGTGAAGCGTTGGAGACGTTGCGGCTGCGTTCAATCGAGGTCGTGAGGCTGCAACTCGTGGAGCGCCTCAGTGCCGAGTTGGCCTCCGCCAACGCCGACCTGGAGACCCGGAACCTCGAACTGGATCAGACCTTGTCCCAACTCCGCGAGGCGCAGGACCAGTTGGTTGCCCAGCAGAAGCTGCGGGAGATGGTCGATCTGGCCTCCGGGGTTGCCCACGAGATCAGGAACCCGCTGAACTTTGTAGCCAACTTCTGCGACGGATCCGCCGAGCTTCTTGATGATCTGATGGAGGCTCTGAGCCAAGACGAACAGGACGATGACCAGATCGAGGGGATCAGCAACGAAATCCGGACCAACATGGACTACATCCGGAGGAACCTGGGCCGGGCCGACCGAATAATCGAGGGCATGATCAACCTGGGAGACATCCAAGGGTCCTGGCAGGAGGTGAGCCTGAACTTGTTGGTGCAGCAGGCCGTGCGGGCCGCGGTGGATGCCTACCTTGCCGCAGGTGGCGGCGGGAAGCCCTCGGTAGAAGTATGGGAGGACCCGGCTGACCCACAATGTTTGGCAGTCCCCGAAGGCTTGGCATTGGCTGTCATGTGCCTGGTCCAGAACTCCCTCGAAGCCGTAGCCGCCGGTGAGAGGCCCGACGCCCCGATCACCGTGTCCGTCGAGACCGACGGAGACCGGGCCGATGTGATCGTCAGAGACGAAGGCTGCGGCATGACCCCCGAAGTGCTGGAGAATGTCATGAAGCCTTTCTACACCACCAGGCAGGGCGACAACCAGGGGGCGGGCCTGGGACTGCCCCAGGCCGCCGAGGTAGCCCGCGCCCACGGCGGCACCGTTGAGATTCAGTCGACACCTGGAAAGGGCACCACCGTAACTCTGACGCTGAGCATGCAGCACAGCCCGGCCGACACCCCCGAGCCTGTCTCGTAG
- the ccsA gene encoding cytochrome c biogenesis protein CcsA, whose product MIAWLGLGSILVALGAALAVAWRGLPALAGRGAVPMQRMRGPVLWLLGGATAAMLVLEIGLLAGDFSIAYIANNHRIGTPLIFTIAAGWAALEGSIVLWGLVLAAFTGAVFRAMYRRDHPLAGGTLSVLGMLAVFWFGLMATVANPFAVCAAAADTAGCAVSAWAPWSAVDLPGTGRGANPLLQNHILMAVHPPVLYVGYVGFSVPFAVGIASLAAADQQGTWLRTTRTWTLTAWGFLTTGIVLGAWWSYEVLGWGGYWAWDPVENASFIPWLLATAFIHSSVVQLRRGVLQSWNYVLVIGAFAATILGTFLTRSGVIASVHSFTQSSIGPVLLAFLAVVLAGSLALFSARVHLVGSAPRLDSLASREGAFLLNNLLLAVFAFVVLSGTLFPLAVEAFQGKTVGVGRPFFDRWAVPLSYGLILAMGIGPITPFRVARARVLWERVRTPMRIALGLAALLVLLVSRNRHVIVVVVLAVFVVSAIARHLVVLVRKRATATGQGSLAAAGTLMRRDPGYWGGQISHVGVAILAVGIAVSANHAGSGSIALSPGETAPFAGYEIAYRTPFSRAEPNRDVLGVRLDVSRGGEAVTVMSPSLNSYGNGVPPVVTPAVYSTPRGDLYVSLTRLDSSGMVADVWSYPLQWMVWLGGLVTAAGAGFSLSAVAGRRRRTAGAGHG is encoded by the coding sequence ATGATCGCCTGGCTGGGACTCGGCTCGATCCTGGTCGCTCTCGGGGCGGCGCTGGCGGTGGCGTGGAGGGGGCTACCCGCCCTGGCAGGACGGGGCGCCGTGCCGATGCAGCGGATGAGGGGTCCGGTGCTGTGGCTCCTCGGCGGGGCTACGGCCGCCATGCTGGTACTGGAGATCGGCCTCCTGGCCGGCGATTTCTCCATCGCCTACATAGCCAATAACCACCGGATCGGGACCCCGCTGATCTTCACCATCGCCGCCGGATGGGCCGCGCTCGAGGGTTCGATCGTCCTGTGGGGGCTGGTGCTGGCGGCCTTCACCGGAGCGGTGTTCCGAGCCATGTACAGGCGTGACCACCCGCTCGCCGGAGGAACCCTGTCCGTGCTGGGGATGCTGGCCGTCTTCTGGTTCGGCCTGATGGCAACGGTCGCCAACCCCTTCGCAGTCTGCGCCGCCGCGGCCGACACCGCCGGGTGCGCCGTGTCGGCCTGGGCGCCCTGGTCGGCCGTGGACCTTCCGGGCACCGGCCGGGGGGCCAATCCCCTGCTCCAGAACCACATCCTGATGGCGGTCCACCCGCCCGTCCTGTACGTGGGATACGTGGGCTTCTCCGTGCCGTTCGCGGTCGGGATCGCCTCGCTGGCCGCCGCCGACCAGCAAGGGACCTGGCTCCGCACCACCCGTACCTGGACCCTGACCGCCTGGGGGTTCCTGACCACCGGCATCGTGCTGGGCGCCTGGTGGAGCTACGAGGTGCTGGGCTGGGGCGGGTACTGGGCCTGGGATCCGGTCGAGAACGCCTCCTTCATCCCGTGGTTGCTGGCCACCGCCTTCATCCACTCGTCAGTGGTCCAGCTGCGCAGGGGCGTGCTCCAGTCCTGGAACTACGTGCTCGTGATCGGCGCCTTCGCGGCCACCATCCTCGGCACCTTCCTGACCCGCTCGGGGGTGATCGCCTCGGTGCACAGTTTCACCCAGTCATCCATCGGCCCCGTCCTCCTGGCGTTTCTGGCGGTGGTCCTGGCCGGGTCGCTGGCCCTGTTCTCCGCCCGTGTCCACCTGGTGGGCAGCGCTCCCCGTCTCGACTCGCTTGCCAGCCGGGAGGGCGCCTTCCTCCTCAACAACCTGCTCCTGGCGGTATTCGCCTTCGTGGTCCTGTCCGGCACCCTGTTCCCGCTGGCCGTGGAAGCCTTCCAGGGAAAGACCGTGGGCGTGGGCCGGCCGTTCTTCGACCGGTGGGCCGTGCCGCTCTCCTACGGCCTCATCCTGGCCATGGGCATCGGGCCCATCACGCCGTTCCGGGTGGCCCGCGCCCGGGTGCTGTGGGAGCGGGTGCGCACGCCGATGCGGATCGCCCTGGGGCTGGCGGCCCTGCTGGTCCTCCTGGTGAGCCGCAACCGGCACGTGATCGTGGTTGTGGTGCTGGCGGTCTTCGTCGTGTCGGCCATCGCCAGGCACCTGGTGGTGCTGGTCCGCAAGCGCGCCACCGCAACCGGCCAGGGATCGTTGGCTGCCGCGGGGACCTTGATGAGGCGTGATCCAGGCTACTGGGGCGGGCAGATCTCCCATGTCGGCGTGGCGATCCTGGCGGTCGGGATAGCGGTCTCGGCCAACCACGCCGGCTCGGGGTCCATCGCGCTGAGCCCGGGCGAGACCGCTCCGTTCGCCGGCTACGAGATCGCCTACCGGACCCCGTTCTCGCGCGCCGAGCCGAACCGGGACGTCCTGGGCGTCCGCCTGGACGTGTCGCGGGGCGGTGAAGCCGTGACCGTGATGTCCCCGAGCCTCAACAGCTACGGCAACGGCGTCCCTCCCGTCGTCACCCCCGCGGTGTACTCGACGCCGCGGGGAGACCTGTACGTCTCGCTCACCCGGCTCGACAGCTCGGGGATGGTGGCCGATGTGTGGAGCTACCCGCTCCAGTGGATGGTGTGGCTGGGCGGGCTGGTGACGGCTGCCGGAGCAGGCTTCTCGCTCTCGGCCGTGGCAGGCCGGAGACGGCGGACGGCGGGAGCCGGCCATGGCTGA
- a CDS encoding cytochrome c maturation protein CcmE — MNRRHVLIPAGALLAIVVGFLVWGGITDNVVYYLTPSEAVDQRSGQEPGYRFRLGGLVEADWLHGTDDGVRFMVGDGAVSIAVEHAGAVPQLFRPGIGVVVEGAWEGETFRSDTLLINHDEQYRAVDGEGTYQVPTAGP, encoded by the coding sequence ATGAACCGTCGCCACGTTCTGATCCCGGCCGGGGCGCTCCTGGCGATCGTGGTCGGCTTCCTCGTGTGGGGGGGCATCACGGACAACGTCGTCTACTACCTGACACCGTCGGAGGCGGTCGATCAGCGATCCGGCCAGGAGCCCGGCTACCGGTTCCGACTGGGGGGCCTGGTAGAGGCGGACTGGCTCCATGGGACCGACGACGGGGTCCGGTTCATGGTCGGGGACGGCGCAGTCTCGATAGCCGTCGAGCATGCCGGCGCCGTACCCCAGCTGTTCCGCCCCGGGATCGGAGTGGTCGTCGAGGGGGCCTGGGAGGGAGAGACGTTCCGGTCGGACACCCTGCTGATCAACCATGACGAGCAGTACCGGGCCGTGGACGGCGAGGGAACCTACCAGGTACCGACCGCCGGGCCATGA
- a CDS encoding TatD family hydrolase, whose amino-acid sequence MSKQVMTVRGPVSPGELGHTQMHDHVFADLSWPRHRWLAIPITDEVQMTEEVRLYRDAGGGTLVDPTLEHIGRDPEKLRRVSEASDVHIVMGTGFYREPYYPEFVNKWTTQRLADYMIDEIENGVGDTGVKPGIIGEIGLDKAWVQGVEERVLRAAARAQVATGLALTTHTTMYMALEFLEIFQEEGVEVDRVIFGHLDGTLEMPELERVAATGAYMEFDLIGIEWINSDKRRAEFLAELVRQGHQDRLVIAQDMPARPRLKTNGGHGYQYLIETFLPMLREEGISEEAIHAMTHTNPARVLAV is encoded by the coding sequence GTGTCCAAGCAGGTGATGACGGTCCGGGGCCCGGTATCGCCCGGCGAACTGGGCCACACCCAGATGCATGACCACGTGTTCGCCGATCTCTCGTGGCCCAGGCACCGCTGGTTGGCGATCCCGATAACCGACGAGGTCCAGATGACGGAGGAGGTCCGGCTCTACAGGGATGCCGGCGGGGGAACCCTCGTCGACCCGACCCTGGAGCACATCGGGCGGGATCCGGAGAAGCTCCGCCGGGTCTCGGAGGCGAGCGACGTCCACATCGTCATGGGGACCGGCTTCTACCGCGAGCCCTACTACCCGGAGTTCGTCAACAAGTGGACCACCCAGCGGCTGGCCGACTACATGATCGACGAGATAGAGAACGGCGTCGGTGACACCGGCGTCAAGCCCGGCATCATCGGGGAGATCGGCCTCGACAAGGCCTGGGTCCAGGGGGTGGAGGAGCGGGTCCTGCGGGCCGCGGCCCGGGCGCAGGTGGCGACCGGCCTGGCGCTGACCACCCACACCACCATGTACATGGCGCTGGAGTTCCTGGAGATCTTCCAGGAGGAGGGCGTTGAGGTCGATCGGGTGATCTTCGGGCACCTCGACGGCACCTTGGAGATGCCGGAACTGGAACGGGTGGCCGCCACCGGCGCCTACATGGAGTTCGACCTGATCGGGATCGAGTGGATCAACTCCGACAAGCGCCGGGCCGAGTTCCTGGCCGAACTGGTCCGCCAGGGCCACCAGGACCGCCTGGTCATCGCCCAGGACATGCCGGCCCGGCCCCGCCTGAAGACCAACGGCGGTCACGGCTACCAGTACCTGATCGAGACCTTCCTCCCCATGCTGCGCGAAGAGGGCATCAGCGAAGAGGCGATCCACGCCATGACCCACACGAATCCGGCGCGGGTGCTAGCGGTCTGA